The Penicillium oxalicum strain HP7-1 chromosome VI, whole genome shotgun sequence genome window below encodes:
- a CDS encoding COP9 signalosome complex subunit 3 — protein MDVLAELKAQSTQLREASYGSDLVYDQQIRTSVTSLRQVISDESLGDLARSNSLLNNIDPAADSLLYLFLLRFQIRILQKETRQPLPAALLPMGEIWPRIVSYLGSFDSVQSRYVGEEWRQLVELVAHIAQACSQPLVAVRLIRDAMLRLDPSCIVLTSTHLLLVRLCLRARAYSCALPVLDRYICHFPSSKSRADDASSPLLCASHDSSLCFITDASGLSSKLTYKDYLQYYLYGGMIYLALKQWTKAVHFLGIVISMPTTGSVSMIMVEAYKKWILVNLLDKGKVPSPSSLVAPNVVRVYQSLAKPYVNLAEVFEGGDISRLEAEIDAAHDVWRADNNLGLVSQVHSAHTKYTVTNITKTFAALTVRELRKQACFSRETEEATESAIASLIMSNAISATLVHSTDPTKSTMVRFTDGRSAARLAHEQEIQVELAREGQLLRTLSKSMGDVDYQLGLSNEFIDSLQMSQGWAVVGESRTGKSEDAGVEIDEDLMGDEA, from the exons ATGGACGTTCTGGCGGAGCTCAAGGCACAGTCGACACAGCTACGTGAAGCTTCGTATGGCTCAGATCTGGTGTATGACCAACAGATTCGCACCAGCGTGACGTCTCTGAGACAAGTCATATCCGACGAGTCTTTGGGCGACTTAGCCCGGAGTAACTCTCTTTTGAAT AACATCGATCCCGCTGCGGACTCCCTGCTCtatctctttcttcttcgctTTCAAATACGAATCCTTCAGAAAGAAACCCGTCAACCCCTGCCAGCCGCTCTGCTTCCCATGGGAGAAATCTGGCCTCGGATTGTGTCATATCTGGGCTCTTTTGATTCGGTTCAATCACGATACGTGGGTGAAGAATGGCGCCAGCTGGTTGAGCTTGTAGCACACATTGCACAGGCCTGCTCTCAG CCTCTGGTGGCTGTCAGATTGATCAGAGACGCCATGCTGCGGCTCGATCCCTCGTGCATCGTTCTTACCTCCACTCACCTTCTTCTGGTCCGTCTTTGTCTGCGCGCTCGAGCATATTCCTGTGCGCTACCAGTCCTGGACAGATACATCTGCCACTTCCCTTCATCCAAATCCCGAGCCGACgatgcttcttctccccttctttGTGCCTCGCATGATTCGAGCTTGTGCTTTATTACGGATGCGTCTGGGCTCTCGTCCAAGTTGACATACAAGGATTACTTGCAATACTACTTATATGGTGGTATGATCTATCTGGCCCTGAAGCAGTGGACGAAGGCGGTCCACTTTCTCGGAATTGTCATTTCAATGCCCACGACGGGTTCCGTCAGCATGATCATGGTGGAGGCTTACAAGAAATGGATATTGGTAAATCTGttggacaagggcaag GTACCATCACCTTCAAGTTTGGTTGCTCCAAACGTTGTGCGGGTCTATCAATCACTAGCGAAGCCATATGTGAACTTGGCCGAGGTATTTGAAGGCGGAGATATCAGCCGCTTGGAGGCAGAAATCGATGCTGCTCATGATGTCTGGCGTGCT GACAATAACTTGGGTCTCGTTTCCCAGGTCCACAGTGCTCACACGAAATACACGGTCACAAATATCACAAAAACGTTTGCGGCCTTGACGGTTCGCGAGCTACGAAAACAAGCATGCTTCTCACGGGAGACCGAAGAGGCCACTGAATCAGCCATTGCGTCCTTGATCATGTCGAACGCCATCTCGGCGACGTTGGTGCATTCTACAGACCCAACTAAATCAACGATGGTCCGATTCACAGATGGTCGATCTGCGGCTCGACTCGCCCACGAACAGGAGATCCAGGTTGAACTGGCGAGGGAGGGCCAACTTCTTCGGACACTGTCGAAGAGCATGGGTGACGTGGATTACCAATTGGGACTCAGTAATGAATTCATCGATAGTTTGCAGATGTCCCAAGGTTGGGCGGTGGTTGGGGAATCTCGAACCGGGAAATCCGAGGATGCCGGAGTGGAGATAGACGAAGATTTGATGGGTGACGAGGCATGA
- a CDS encoding putative mitochondrial carrier, whose translation MSLNRQDTTRKNEDEVATQPVLQSLPLSSAAGSVQEAVPTPSPFLSQTRSKLAEPVVAAFMAGGVAGAVSRTIVSPLERLKILLQIQSVGREEYKLSIWEGLKKMKREEGWRGFMRGNGTNCIRIIPYSAVQFGSYNFYKRFAETPDGEMTPVRRLICGGFAGITSVTVTYPLDIVRTRLSIQSASFASLGSRDPSQKLPGMFTTMVSIYKNEGGMIALYRGIIPTVAGVAPYVGLNFMTYESVRKYLTPEGDKNPNPWRKLLAGAISGAVAQTCTYPFDVLRRRFQINTMSGMGYQYKSIWDAVRVIVAEEGARGLFKGIGPNLLKVAPSMASSWLSFEFTRDFLVSLNDRD comes from the exons ATGAGTCTCAATCGGCAAGATACAACACGGAAGAACGAGGATGAGGTGGCTACACAGCCTGTCTTGCAAAGCCTGCCATTAAGTTCAGCCGCAGGTTCGGTTCAG GAAGCTGTTCCGACGCCATCCCCGTTCCTTAGCCAGACTCGGAGCAAGCTCGCTGAACCGGTCGTCGCTGCGTTCATGGCCGGCGGCGTTGCCGGCGCTGTCTCACGAACCATCGTATCGCCCCTGGAACGATTGAAAATTCTTTTGCAAATTCAGAGTGTTGGTCGCGAAGAATACAAGTTGTCGATATGGGAAGGtctcaagaagatgaagcgGGAAGAAGGATGGCGTGGATTTATGCGGGGAAACGGTACCAACTGTATCCGCATTATTCCCTACTCGGCGGTGCAATTTGGCAGTTACAACTTCTACAAGAGA TTTGCTGAGACGCCTGATGGCGAGATGACACCAGTGCGTCGCCTCATCTGCGGTGGTTTCGCAGGTATCACCTCGGTGACAGTAACTTACCCACTGGACATCGTTCGCACTCGCCTTTCCATCCAATCTGCTTCGTTTGCCAGTCTAGGATCTCGCGACCCCTCTCAAAAGCTTCCGGGGATGTTTACCACCATGGTCTCAATATATAAGAACGAGGGTGGGATGATCGCTCTCTATCGCGGAATCATTCCTACTGTCGCCGGCGTTGCCCCTTAT GTTGGGCTCAATTTCATGACTTACGAATCAGTTCGCAAATACCTGACTCCTGAGGGGGACAAAAATCCCAATCCGTGGCGAAAACTGCTCGCCGGTGCCATATCTGGAGCTGTTGCACAAACCTGCACATACCCCTT CGATGTTCTCCGTCGACGCTTCCAAATTAATACCATGTCCGGCATGGGATATCAGTACAAATCCATATGGGATGCTGTCCGAGTGATTGTGGCCGAAGAAGGCGCACGAGGCCTGTTCAAGGGTATCGGGCCTAATCTCTTGAAAGTCGCACCCAGTATGGCCAGCAGCTGGCTCAGTTTCGAGTTTACGCGAGATTTCCTGGTGAGTTTGAATGATAGAGATTAG
- a CDS encoding putative gamma-glutamyl phosphate reductase, translating into MSLTDSAAADVAHSASIASRQLATLSNNARNDALTALHQALDRNRDSILAANARDVEAATKAANSGDLNHSVLKRLDLSRPGKYDDMLQGILDVRDLEDPVGKVTLRTLLDEGLTLERVSCPIGVLLIIFEARPEVIANIAALAIKSGNAAILKGGKESMESFVAIAKVVSEAIASSQVPVSSVQLVKTRDVVSALLAQDAYIDLVIPRGSNELVRFVKENTKIPVLGHADGLCSAYVHADANVDTAVKVIMDSKTDYPAACNALETLLVHEDVLESVFPEVAKALIKKGVSLRCDSASQAVLSKSLPTDQLSLVQSASEADFNTEFLDLILAVKTITQTDSAESAVEAAVAHINTHHSKHTDIIITESRDLANLFMNSIDSAGVFWNASSRFADGMRFGFGTEVGISTNKIHSRGPVGLEGLTIYKYLIRGNGHGAGDYHDGVGGRKYLHKKLPIDE; encoded by the exons ATGTCGTTGACGGATTCAGCAGCCGCTGATGTGGCGCATAGCGCATCAATTGCCTCACGCCAACTAGCTACATTGTCAAACAACGCACGAAATGATGCTCTGACTGCACTCCACCAAGCGTTGGATCGAAATCGCGACAGCATCTTGGCAGCCAATGCTCGAGATGTGGAAGCGGCCACCAAGGCTGCCAATAGCGGTGATCTGAACCACAGCGTGCTCAAGAGACTTGATCTCTCACGTCCCGGCAAATATGATGACATGCTGCAGGGAATTCTAGACGTCCGTGACCTGGAGGATCCTG TCGGCAAGGTGACCCTTCGGACTCTACTGGATGAAGGCTTAACTCTGGAACGAGTGAGCTGTCCAATCGGTGTCTTATTGATCATTTTCGAAGCTCGTCCTGAGGTCATCGCGAATATTGCGGCACTAGCCATCAAATCAGGCAATGCCGCGATTCTGAAAG GCGGAAAAGAATCGATGGAATCATTTGTGGCCATCGCAAAGGTGGTGTCGGAGGCTATCGCTAGCTCACAGGTGCCGGTCTCATCGGTCCAACTGGTCAAGACCCGAGATGTGGTATCCGCCCTTCTTGCCCAGGATGCCTACATCGACCTTGTGATCCCTCGAGGATCCAACGAACTTGTCCGGTTCGTAAAGGAGAACACCAAAATTCCTGTCCTGGGTCACGCCGACGGCCTTTGTTCGGCTTATGTCCATGCGGATGCCAACGTCGACACCGCCGTAAAAGTCATTATGGACTCCAAGACAGATTACCCCGCTGCCTGCAATGCGCTGGAGActcttcttgttcatgaGGACGTTCTCGAATCGGTCTTCCCCGAAGTGGCAAAGGCTCTGATCAAGAAGGGGGTTTCTCTGCGCTGCGATTCGGCTTCCCAGGCTGTCCTCTCCAAGTCACTGCCCACTGATCAGCTGTCGCTGGTGCAATCCGCCAGCGAGGCTGACTTCAACACTGAATTCTTGGATCTCATCCTGGCCGTGAAGACCATTACCCAGACCGACTCGGCTGAGTCTGCCGTGGAAGCCGCAGTTGCCCACATCAACACCCACCATTCCAAACACACGGATATTATCATCACCGAGTCACGCGACCTGGCAAATCTGTTCATGAACAGTATCGACAGCGCCGGAGTTTTCTGGAACGCATCGTCCCGGTTCGCTGATGGAATGCGATTTGGTTTTGGAACGGAGGTCGGCATCAGTACGAATAAAATCCACTCGCGCGGACCGGTGGGCTTAGAGGGCTTGACGATCTATAAATATCTGATTCGAGGCAACGGTCATGGTGCGGGGGATTACCATGATGGCGTGGGGGGCCGCAAGTACCTTCATAAGAAGCTGCCAATCGACGAATGA
- a CDS encoding Pre-mRNA-splicing factor srp1, which yields MSRSGTTLYVTGFGHGTRARDLAYEFERYGRLVRCDIPAPRTPSSRLFAFVEYESRRDADDAYHEMHNKRIGRDDLLKIEWARTPPSASWRFDSGRDRRRDRTPPRRGRSPSPRRSRGDYSPRRDDRYERDADRPDRDHDRRDRDRDHDRRERDDRRDRERERSRDRSRSPEDRDRDVKEDRERREDDRERREEERDAIPNGDDRKVPLDPVPSAHDELDTAE from the exons ATGTCTCGATCTGGCACCACTCTCTATGTCACAGGCTTCGGCCATGGCACTCGTGCCCGCGACCTTGCCTACGAATTCGAACG TTATGGTCGCCTTGTGCGCTGCGATATTCCTGCGCCTCGAACTCCTTCAAGCCGACT CTTTGCCTTTGTTGAGTATGAGAGCCGCCGTGACGCCGATGATGCCTATCATGAGATGCACAACAAACGAATTGGCCGCGACGATCTCTTGAAGATTGAG TGGGCGCGAACTCCCCCTTCAGCCTCTTGGCGATTCGATTCGGGTCGGGATCGCCGTCGTGATCGCACTCCTCCTCGCCGAGGCcgttctccctccccccgtcGCAGCCGCGGTGATTACTCGCCCCGACGTGATGACAGATATGAACGGGACGCCGACCGCCCCGACCGCGACCATGATCGCCGCGATCGGGACCGCGACCACGACCGTCGGGAACGCGATGACCGCCGTGACCGCGAACGTGAGCGTTCTCGCGATCGCTCCCGCAGCCCCGAAGACCGGGACCGTGACGTCAAGGAGGATCGTGAGAGACGTGAAGACGACCGGGAGCGTCGGGAGGAGGAACGCGACGCCATCCCTAATGGCGATGACAGGAAAG TACCCCTGGACCCCGTTCCTTCTGCTCACGACGAGCTCGACACTGCTGAGTAG
- a CDS encoding RNA polymerase II transcriptional coactivator KELP: MASRKRASDAAGASEGVDSKTKKTKVVNDGETSTAKTDANGDRYWEISKMRRVTVSEFRGKTMVSVREYYEKDGQELPGKKGISMSLEQFAAFVKLLPEIEQAVQQQGESLPRPVYSGSAAKNSDNHEQGDSARTESPGKPNIEATSDEESDS; encoded by the exons ATGGCCTCACGAAAACGCGCATCGGATGCTGCAGGGGCCAGCGAAGGCGTAGATTCCAAaaccaagaagaccaaggttGTCAATGATGGTGAAACATCCACTGCCAAGACGGATGCCAATGGGGATCGGTACTGGGAGATCTCCAAGATGCGCCGGGTGACTGTTTCCGAATTTCGGGGCAAGACCATGGTCAGTGTTCGGGAATATTATGAGAAAGATGGGCAGGAGTTGCCTGGGAAAAAG GGAATCTCCATGTCACTGGAGCAATTCGCTGCTTTCGTCAAATTACTTCCTGAGATTGAACAGGCAGTCCAGCAGCAGGGGGAGTCATTGCCTCGGCCGGTATATTCCGGCAGTGCTGCAAAGAACAGTGACAATCATGAGCAGGGTGATTCGGCCAGGACTGAAAGCCCCGGCAAGCCGAACATCGAGGCGaccagcgacgaggagagCGATTCGtaa
- a CDS encoding 60S ribosomal protein: MGIDLDRHHVRSTHRKAPKSENVYLQVLVKLYRFLARRTESNFNKAVLRRLFMSRINRPPVSLSRVVSNISEAQKGKTVVVIGTITDDNRLLTIPKLSVAALRFTATARARIEKAGGETLTLDQLALRAPTGANTLLLRGPKNAREAVKHFGFGPHSHKKPYVASKGRKFERARGRRRSKGFKV, encoded by the exons ATGG GTATCGACCTGGACCGTCACCATGTGCGCAGCACCCACCGCAAGGCGCCCAAGAGCGAGAACGTGTACTTGCAGGTGCTGGTGAAGCTCTACCGCTTCTTGGCTC GCCGCACGGAGTCAAACTTCAACAAGGCCGTTCTCCGCCGCCTGTTCATGTCGCGCATCAACCGCCCCCCCGTCTCCCTCTCGCGCGTTGTTTCCAACATCAGCGAGGCTCAGAAGGGCAAGACCGTTGTTGTGATCGGTACCATCACCGATGACAACCGCCTCCTGACCATCCCCAAGCTGTCCGTCGCTGCCCTGCGCTTCACCGCCACTGCTCGTGCCCGCATCGAGAAGGCTGGTGGTGAGACCCTCACCCTGGATCAGCTTGCTCTGCGTGCCCCTACCGGTGCCAACACCCTGCTCCTCCGTGGCCCCAAGAACGCCCGCGAGGCTGTCAAGCACTTCGGCTTCGGTCCCCACTCTCACAAG AAGCCCTACGTTGCTTCCAAGGGGCGGAAGTTCGAGCGTGCCCGTGGTCGCAGACGCTCCAAGGGTTTCAAGGTCTAA